The genomic interval TAATCGCAACCATGCGATCACCATTTACGGAGCGCAACAGAAGCTTTGCATTGTATACATATAATAAAGGAAGCATGTCACCGGCTGGAGAGGCGTTGCAAATATTACCGCCTAATGTTCCCCTGTTTCTAATTGCCGGGGCAGCAATTGTTTTAATTGCATTCTTGAAAGCAAAAGGAATCAACGGATTTTCAAGTAATTCACTATAGGTACAGCAGGCCCCGATGTGGAGATCCTTGTGATGTTGATACACCTGCTTTAATTCGGAAAGATGATTAATAAAAACAATCGGTTTAGGGATTTTCGGAGGTACTCCCCTTCTACTTTTGTGAAGAACCATAACATCGGTGCCTCCGGCTATGATTGCACAATCTTCTCTATTCAATTGGCTCAACGTTTCGTCTAAACGCTCGAAGCGATACGCTGTTATTTTCTCTACCATAAGCCATCACCTTTTTTAGCTGCTAGGTTAATCGCTTCAACAATCATATTGTAGCCCGTACATCGGCACAGATTTCCGGAGATGCCTTCACGAATTTCAGCCTCTGAAGGATGAGGATTTTTAGATAACAAAGCTGCACTTGCCATAATCATCCCCGGAATGCAATAGCCGCATTGCACTCCCCCGGCGATGGAATAGCTCTCATCTAAAATTTTAAATTGTTCCGTTTCAATGATGCCTTCGATCGTTTGAATATCGGCACCAGCAATCGAGCCAATTGGAATAAGGCAGCTGTTTTGCAGGAGGTTATTCACAAAAACACTGCAGGCTCCGCACTCCCCTTCACCACAGCCTTCCTTTGTTCCGATTAACTCAAACTCATCTCTTAATAAATCTAGTAATCTTGCTGTAGCAGGGGCGTCAGTTTCTACCGTTCTTCCATTTAGTGTGAATTTAATCAACCCTCTTCACCTTCTTTCATCCAAAGACTTTCAATAATGACTTCCGGTGTAATCGGAATTTGCTGAAAAGAAGTTTGCAGGGCATCCTCAATCGCAGCTTGGACTGCTGGAGCGCCTCCAATTAAAGTCAATTCACCTGCGCCCTTCGCCCCGTATGGACCATCAGCATAGGGGTTATCAAAGACCTTGCTTTCGATTGAAACAACATCCAATGAAGTCGGCGGTCCATAATCCGATATACTTTTTTGTTGGATTCTACCTTGCTTTGACGTCATCTTTTCTAGATATCCGTATGCTAGCCCTTGAGCCAAACCACCGTCAATTTGGCCTTTCATAATCCGTTCATCGATGACCTTCCCAACTTCATAATTGCCGTATACTTTTTCTAACTTTATATTTCCTGTTAACGTATCAACTTCTACTTCAACGATATTAACGCCCCATGAATAAGCCGGGTAGGCATCTCCAGTGAAGGTTTTCTCGTCCCAAGGAATCATTTCACGGTGAACATAGTGCT from Peribacillus asahii carries:
- a CDS encoding FAD binding domain-containing protein, with the protein product MVEKITAYRFERLDETLSQLNREDCAIIAGGTDVMVLHKSRRGVPPKIPKPIVFINHLSELKQVYQHHKDLHIGACCTYSELLENPLIPFAFKNAIKTIAAPAIRNRGTLGGNICNASPAGDMLPLLYVYNAKLLLRSVNGDRMVAISDFIQGPRRVQRFHNEIVTEIILPSVLEDSHVVFEKVGNRNADAIAKVSFAGFVRISKDRIDDIRFAFGAVGPTMVRSIDIEKKLVGKTIPLADADIAAIVAAFDKIIRPIDDQRSTAAYRKTVALHLLRYFLSMKQYQPN
- a CDS encoding (2Fe-2S)-binding protein: MIKFTLNGRTVETDAPATARLLDLLRDEFELIGTKEGCGEGECGACSVFVNNLLQNSCLIPIGSIAGADIQTIEGIIETEQFKILDESYSIAGGVQCGYCIPGMIMASAALLSKNPHPSEAEIREGISGNLCRCTGYNMIVEAINLAAKKGDGLW